In the genome of Curtobacterium sp. MCLR17_036, the window GTGCTGCCGCAGGGCGAGTTCGCCCGCTTCCTCCGCTCCCCGGGCGAGGACCGCCGCAAGCTCCTGCAGTCGCTGTTCGGCACGCAGGTCTACGACCGCACGGCCGACGAGCTCGCAGCACGTCGGCGCGCCGTGCAGGCCGAGGTCGACGGCGCCGACGACCGCGTGCGCGACGCACTGAACCGCTTCGCGCAGGCCGCTGGCGTCGACGACGCCGACGAGGCCGTGGTCGAGCCCACCGTCCGCTCCCTGCGGGCCGCGTCGGACGCCGCCGAGGCCGAGCGGGTCGCTGCCGCTGCCGCCGCCGTGGCGGCCGTGGCGCACGAGCAGCAGGTCACCGCCAGGATCGCCGCGCGCGACCGCCGCGCCGAGCTCCTGCGTCGACGCACCGCACTCGACGATGACGCTCCCACGGTGGAGCGTGCGCGCGCGGCCGTGGCGGACGGCGAGCGGGCCGCGCGGGTCGCGGCGGTCGCCGACGGGCTCGACGCCGCCCGGGGCCGGGCGGACGACACCGCGACGGCGGCCGATCGCCTGCGCGACGAGCACGGGCTGGTCGACGACGCACCGGACGCCGTCGTGCAGCAGCGGGACACCCTGACGGACGACCTCGCCGCCGTGCGGCACCTGGTCGGCGTCGAGTCCAGTACCGCAGCCCGGCGCGACGCCGTCGCCGACGCGACCGCGACGGCGGAGCGGCTCGCGGCGCAGCTCGTGCAGCTCGACACCGCCCTCGACGCCCGTCCTGCCGAACGCGCGCGCATCGTCGAGGCCGCCCGCACCGCCGCGACGACCGCGGCCGACGCCGATCCCGCGGCGCACGAGGTCGCGCGGGTCCGCGGCCTCCGCGACGACCTCGCCGCCCGCGACCGTGCCGCAGTCCGCGTGGCCGACGCCGAACGGTCGGTCGCCGCCGCACGGGTCGCCGCGACGCGGGCCCTCGACGCCGAACGTGCGCTGCGCGAGCGTCGCATCGCCGGCCTCGCCGGCGAACTCGGTGCAGCGCTGACACCGGGCGACCCCTGCCCGGTGTGCGGATCGACGGCGCACCCCGCGGTCGCCGTCCCGCAGGACGACCACCCCTCGATCGCCGACGTCGACGCAGCGGCCGCGGCGACCCGTCGTGCCGACCAGCAGCTCGCCGACGCGGCCGCTGGTCTCGCCGTCGACCGCGCCGAGCACCAGCGCCTCGTCGGCGTCGTCGGCGCTCTCGACGAGGCCGGGATCGACGCCATGACGGCCGCGGCGGCCGAGCGGGTCCGGGCGGCGCGCGACGCGGCCGAGCTCGTGCTCCAGCACGAACGGCAGCGCGCCGAGCACGACACCCGCACCGGTGTGCTCGAACGGGAGCGCAACGACCTCGACGCCCGGCAGCGGCTCACGGCGGCGACGGCGGTGTCCGACGCCGAGCGCCTCGACGCCGACCTGCGCACCGTGCAGGACGCCCGCGAGCGTCTCGCTCCCCGCCTCGCCCCGGGTTCCGCCGTCGGACCCGACGACGCGCCGCTCCCGCTCGCGGCGGTGGTCGACCGGCTCGACGTCCGGCTCGCGGGCCTCCGCGCCGTGGTCGAGGCGGACGAGCGCGCCGCGCAGGCCGCACGGACGCTCGCCGAGCGCCGTGACGAGGTCGCACGCGTCCTGGCGGCACAGGGCTTCGACGACGTCGCCGGGGCCCGAGCCGCCCTGCTCGACGCCGACACCGCCGCGCGCCACCGGGCGGTCGTGGCCGCCGCCGACGCCGAGCGGGCCGTCGTGCAGGCAGGCCTGGCCGAGCCCGCGGTGGTCGCCGCGGCAGCGGACGACGCCGCACAGCTCGACCCGGACGGAGCGCGCGAGGCCCGCGCCGGTGCCGAGGCCACCCTGCAGGACGCCACCCGCGCCGCGGTGTCCGCCTCCGACCGAGCGGACGCCGTCGATCGGTGCGCCGCCGAACTCGACCGCGCCGTCCGGGCCCGTGACGACACCTCGGCGAGGAGCCGGGCCGTGGTCCGCCTCGCCGACGTCGCGAACGGGGTGTCATCGGTGAACCCGACGGGGATCACGCTCGGCACCTACGTGCTCATGCGCCGCTTCGAGGACGTCGTCGCCGCGGCGAACGACCGGCTGCGGGGCATGCTCGGCGGCCGCTTCACGCTCGAGACCTCGGACGAACGCGAGTCCGGGTCGCGCTCGCGCCGGACCGGTCTGGCGCTCGCCGTGCACGACCACACGACCGACACCGTGCGCGACCCGCGCAGCTTGTCCGGCGGCGAGACCTTCACGGTGTCGCTCTGTCTCGCGCTCGGACTCGCCGACGTCGTGCAGGCCGAGGCCGGCGGGGTCTCCCTCGGCACGCTGTTCGTCGACGAGGGCTTCGGGACACTCGACCCGGAGACCCTCGACGACGTCATCGGGCAGCTCTCGCGGCTGACCGCCGGTGGCCGCCAGGTGGGCATCGTCAGCCACGTCGAGGAACTCAAGCAGCGGATCCCGGAGCGCATCGCCGTCCGGCGCACCGCGGCGGGCGGGTCGCAGGTCACGACGACCGTCTGACGGGGGCGGGGCGCGGGGCGCGTCCCGCGGCGGCGCGCCCTGGCTCGCCCTGGTCCCGTCCTGCCCTGGCGCGCGGCGGTCCCGTCTCGCCTCGGTCTGCGGCGAGTGAGCAGAACACGCCGCGTGCGCTGGTCGCACCCGACATCGTCTGCTCACTGGATGCCGCTCGGGCGCCGGCGCCGGGCGCCGAGTGCCGACCCCCGGGCACCGAGCACCGAGCACCGAGCACCGAGCGCCGCCGGTGTCAGGGCGTCGGCGTCGTCTCGACCGTGCCGTCCGGCGGCGGCAGGATGTCGGCGGCGATCCAGGGGAACACCCACGTGAACAGCACGTACACGATCGCGGCGAGCAGGACGATCAGCTCGAGCACCTTGAGGACGGTCGGTCCGGGCAGGAGCCGCCACACCAGCGGGAAGATCATCGGGCGGTCTCCGCGAGTTCCTTCGGGGTGCCCTCGGAGGCGGGCATCCAGTAGTCGAGCTTGGCGTGGGTGACGAAGCGTTCCGCGGCGGACCACATCGGGTGGCACGCGGTGAGGGTGAGCCAGCGGTCCTTCGCGGAGGGTTCGACGCCGGGCTTGTTCGGGACCGGTGCGATGGTCTCGATGTGGTCCGGGGTGACGATCTGGCTGCCGGTGACCTTGTAGACGTACCAGACGTCGAACTTCTGCTTCGCGTCGGTGACCCGGACCACGACGGAGTCGCCCTTCTGCAGCTCGGCGATCTGGTTGAGCGGCTTGCCGTAGGTGACACGGTGTCCGGCGACGGCGAAGTTGCCCGGGGCGCCGGGCATCGCGGTGTCCTGGTAGTGCCCGAGGCCGATGGTGTTCAGCACGCGTTCGCGGTCGGTGCCCTCGCCGATGGGGCGGTTGTAGTCCTTGCCGAAGCGGGGGATCTGCATGGTGCCGAACACGTCGGTGACGTCCGGCGGTTCGGCGAGGACGGGGGCGGTGCCGCGGTGTTCGGTGCCGACCTCGTCGGGGGTCTTCAGCTGGTCGAGGCCCTGCACGAGCTTGGTCTGCTCGTTGACGGCGACGACGTCCGTCCACCAGGCGGTCCACACCACGTACAGGCCGGTTCCGGCGCCGGCGATGATGAGCAGCTCGGCGATCAAGGACACGATCGCGCCGCCCACGGTCTGACGACGCCGTGCGGGTCGTCCGGAGCGTGCGCCGCGTGCGTCGTCCCGTGCGCTGCGGCGCGACGGCAGAGTGTCGTGTGCGGTCACGGGGCTCCTGATCGGATGGTGGTCGGACAGGTCTATCAGATCACGGCGGCGGCCCGGTGACGACGTTCTCCACACCCCCGTTACGGTGAGGGCATGGAGTACCGCACCCGGCCGTTCCGCCCGGACGACACCGAGTCGGTCGTCGCCCTCTGGGAGTCGTGCGGTCTCGTCCGTCCGTGGAACGACCCGCGCCGGGACATCGAGCGGAAGCGCACGGTGCAGCCCGAGCTGTTCCTCGTCGTCGAGCGAGCGGACACCGGGCCGGCCGATGCCGGACGACCGGCCAACAGCCCAGCGGACGCCGGGCGAGCGGACACCAGCCGAGCGGCCACCGCGCCGTCCGGGTCGATGATCGTCGCCGCGGGCATGGCCGGGTTCGACGGGCACCGTGGCTGGGTGAACTACCTCGCCGTGCAGCCCGACCTGCAGGGGTCCGGGCTCGGTCGGGGCCTCATGGCGGAGTTCGAACGGCTGCTCACGGACCGGGGCTGCCCGAAGGTCAACCTGCAGGTGCGCGCGGGCAACGAGCAGGTCATCCGGTTCTACGAGTCCCTCGGCTACGCCCCCGACCACGCGGTGTCGCTCGGCAAGCGCCTCATCCCCGACGACTGACCCGTCCGGCGCCCGGCGCCCGCACGGCTCGCGCCCCGGCCCGCCCGGTACCCTGCTCGGCGTGAGCGTTCCCTACCACCGCCTGCCCCGCGTCGACGCACGCTGGAGGTGGTGGCGCCCCCTCGTCGCCCTCGCCTTCCTGGCTGGGTGGTACCTCGTCTCGCAGGTCCTCATCGCGGTCGCGTTCTTCGTGCCGATCGGGGCGACACAGGGTGCCCAGGGGCTCATCGACCTGCAGGACGACCTGGCCGGCGGGGCGCTCGACCCCACCGACCCGCTCATCCTGTCGCTCTCGCTCGTCTCGCTCGTGGTCCTGCTGCCGGGCATCCTGCTCGCGGTGCGGGTCGCCCGCGTCGGCTCGGCCGGCATCCTGTCCTCGGCGCGCTTCCGGGTGCGCTGGGCCTGGACGGCCTGGTGCCTGCTGCCGACGCTCGTCATCGCGGCGATCATGTTCGTGGTGCAGACCGGCCTGTTCTGGGACGGCGGCATGATCACGACCGACGGTGGCTTCGCGTGGAACCACGACGCGATCGGACAGTCGACCGTCTCCCTCGGCACGCTGACCCTGACGCTGGTGCTCGTCGTCGCGCTCGTGCCGTTCCAGGGCGCCGCCGAGGAGTACATCTTCCGCGGCTTCCTCATGCAGACCATCGGCTCGTGGATCCCGTGGCGGGTCGGCGGGACCGTCATCGCGGTCGCGGTCTCGACCGTCGTGTTCGCCGTGCTGCACATCCCGAACGGCTACAACATCTGGGGCATCCTGGACGTCGGTTCGTTCGGCCTCATCGCCGCGATCATCGTCCTGCGCACCGGCGGGCTCGAGGCGACCGTCCTGCAGCACGCCTTCAACAACATCATGATCTTCGTGCTCCAGGCGCCGGGCTGGTCCGGGATCGACCTGTCGTCCGACGACGCGAACGGCACCCCGGGCGGGTGGCTCGTCACCCTCGGCACGTCGCTCCTGTTCTGGGGCATGGTCGAACTGCTCGCGCGGTGGCGTCGACTCGACCGCCGCTTCGCGGGCGCCGAGTCGCCCCGCTTCCGTGGCCCCGTGCCGGTCTGGGCAGGCGGACGCACGTGGCTCCGGCCAGGAGGCACGGGCTGGCAGGCCGCGCCGGCCGGACCCGGCCAGGCGGTCACCGCCACCGCCCCTGCCGCGTCCGACGAGGACGGCACGGGCAGCGATCCCGTCGCTGTGGACAAGCCCCAGGGTGTCGCCGGTCGCCCGTAGGCTCGTCCCATGAGCACCACGCCCGCGCCCGCCGCCGTGTCTGCTTCCCGTGGCGCTGCACTCGACGTGCTGCACCGGGTCTGGGGGTACGACGACTTCCGCGGCGAGCAGGCCGCCATCATCGACCAGGTGGTGTCCGGTGGCGACGCCCTCGTGCTCATGCCGACCGGTGGCGGCAAGTCGCTCTGCTACCAGGTGCCCGCCCTCGTGCGCGACGGCGTCGGGGTCGTGGTGTCGCCGCTCATCGCGCTCATGCAGGACCAGGTCGACGCCCTCGCCGCGAACGGCGTGCGTGCCGCGTTCCTCAACTCGACGCAGGGTCCCGACGAGCGTGCCCGGGTCGAGCGCGCGGTCGTGCAGGGCGAGGTCGACATGCTCTACCTGGCGCCCGAGCGGCTCCGGCTCGAGTCCACCCGCGCGCTGCTCGACCGCGCCCGCGTCGCGCTGTTCGCCATCGACGAGGCGCACTGCGTCGCCCAGTGGGGGCACGACTTCCGGCCGGACTACCTCGAACTCAGCGTCCTGCACGAGCGCTGGCCGACGGTGCCGCGCATCGCCCTGACCGCCACGGCGACCCCGCAGACCCACCGCGAGATCTCCGGGCGGCTCGGCCTCGACGACGCCGCGCACTTCGTCGCCGACTTCGACCGACCGAACATCCAGTACCGCATCGAACCGAAGACCGGTGCGTTGCAGCAGCTGCTGACCTTCATCCGGACCGAGCACAGCGGCGACTCGGGCATCGTGTACTGCCTGTCCCGCAACTCGGTGGAGCGCACCGCCACGGCGCTCGCGGAGCAGGGCATCCAGGCTCTGCCGTACCACGCCGGCCTCGACGCGCGGGTCCGTGCGCGCAACCAGTCGACCTTCCTGCGCGAGGACGGCATCGTCATGGTCGCCACCATCGCGTTCGGCATGGGCATCGACAAGCCCGACGTCCGCTTCGTGGCGCACCTCGACCTGCCCAAGTCGGTCGAGGGCTACTACCAGGAGACCGGTCGCGCCGGGCGCGACGGACTGCCGTCGACGGCGTGGCTCGCCTACGGTCTCAACGACGTGGTGCAGCAGCGCCGCATGATCGACCAGTCCGACGGCGACGCCGCGCACCGCCGGCAGCTCAGCGCCCACCTCGACGCCATGCTCAGCCTGTGCGAGACGATCGAGTGCCGTCGCGTGCGTCTGCTCGCCTACTTCGGGCAGGAGAGCACGGCGTGCGGCAACTGCGACACGTGCATCGCACCGCCTGAGTCGTGGGACGGCACCGTCCCCGCGCAGAAGCTCCTGTCCACCGTCGTCCGCCTCGAACGTGAGCGCGGCCAGCGGTACGGCGTCGCGCACCTCGTCGACATCCTCGTCGGCAAGCAGTCGCCCCGCGTCCAAGAGCTCCGCCACGACTCCCTGGCGACCTTCGGCATCGGGTCCGACCTTTCCGAAGGCGAGTGGCGCGCGGTCGCCCGGCAGTTGCTCGCCCAGGGCTACGCCGCGGTGTCGGGCGACGGCTTCGGCACCGTGGTCCTCAGTCCGACGAGTGCCGAGGTCCTGACCGGCAAGGTCCAGGTGCGGATGCGCCGCGACCCCGTGAAGGCCCCGCGCGCAGGCCGAAGCAGCCGGCGGACCGTCGTCACCGACATGCCGCAGGAAGCCGTCGGCCTGTTCGAGGCCCTGCGTGCCTGGCGTGCGGCACAGGCCCGTGAGCAGGGCGTGCCCGCCTACGTGGTCTTCAACGACGCCACGCTGCGCGGCATCGCCGCCGTCCGCCCGAGCGACGTCGACCAGCTCGCCGAGATCTCCGGCGTGGGTGCGGCGAAGCTCGAGCACTACGGACGCGCCGTGCTCGACGTCGTCGCCGCAGCGGACTGACCTCGTCGGTCGCAGTCCATGCCCGTCCGGGCATGTGCCCCGGCGCAGGCTGATTACACTCGGAACCCCGCTGCCACGAGGAGGTCCGGTGTCCGGTTCGACGAAGTTCGCCACCGTGTTGAGCCGCGCCGTCGTGACGCCGCTGGCCCGCCTGCTCTGGCGCCCGCGGATCATCGGCCGCCGCAACGTCCCCCGCCGCGGTCCCGTCATCCTGGCGAGCAACCACCGCTCGTTCATCGACTCCCCGGCGATCACGCTCATGGCACCGCGCAAGGTCTCGTTCCTGGCGAAGCAGGAGTACTTCACCGGGACGGGGTTCCGCGGTGCGGTGTCGCGGTCGTTCTTCGGCGGCATCGGCGCGATCGGCGTGCAGCGCGGCGCGGGGGCGGCGGCACAGCAGGCACTCGACCTCGGCCTCGAGCGGCTGCGCGAGGGCGAGGCCTTCGCGATCTACCCGGAGGGCACGCGGTCCCTGGACGGCCGCCTGTACAAGGGCCGGACGGGCGTGGCCTGGCTCGCGCTGACGAGCGGCGCCCCCGTGGTGCCGGTCGCGCTCACCGGGACCGAGCACGTCCAACCCGTCGGCTCGCGCATGCCGAAGCTCGCGAAGGTCACGATCGAGTTCGGGGAGCCGCTCGACCTCTCCACGTTCGGCGAGGCGTCGTCCGGCCGCGCGCGGCGTCACGCGACCGACGCCGTGATGGCCGCGATCCAGGAGCTCAGCGGGCAGGAGCCGGCGAACGCCTACAACAACCCGCCGGCGACGACGATCGTCGAGCGGGTGCGGCGGGTGCTCCAGCCGGACGACCCGAACGTGGCCGCGGTCGACCCCGACTGATCCCGACCGCTGCTGCACTATTGCACATCTGAAATATTACTGGTTGAATGACGGGCGTGCCGATCGGCACACCTCCCGTCAGCGGCTCGCCCGATCCCGAGCCGCGCCCCTCGACCAGATCGGATGGCCAGCAGCATGTCCTCCACCCCGCTCTTCGACTCGATCGCCCACCGGCACGACCACCCGCAGACGGGCGGTGCCCCGTCACGGCCGCAGCCGGCTGCCGCGCCGACGTCGCCGCTCTCCGCCCCGGTTCGCGCCGGGGACTCGACGCTCGTCCCCGCAGCGCTCGTCGCGGCGATCGACGGCATCCCGGAGCGGGTGTCCTCGACCATCGCGACCGAGCTCACCGTCCGGCCCGAGCAACTCGTGCTCGTCGAGACCGTCGCCGATGCCATCACCCGCGCGATCGTCGACGCCGTCGTCACCGAGCTCGACCGGATCGCCAGCGACGGCGTCGTCCGCGTCTGACCGCGGAGCCGACCGCACGATGTCCACGACCCCCGACGGCCTGCCGCTGCGCCCGCGCGGTGCCGAGCGGCGGGCCGCGAACAGGACCACGGCGTCCCCGGCCCGAGCTGCACGGCACCGGGTCCGGCGGGACGCCTCCCGAACCGCCGGGGTGGCGGTGTCCCCTCCCGTCACCCCGGCTTCCACCCCACCCGGGCGCAACGCGCCGGCTCCCGTGACGTCCTGCTTCCGCGGGCCGCTCCGGCGCACGCTCCCGGTCTCGGCTGCCGCCGCCCTCGCCTGCCTGTTCGTCACGGTCGGGTCCCCGCAGACCGCGGTGGCGGCCACCGACCAGCAGGCGCCCTCGATGCACCTCGTGCAGACCTTCGTCGCCGACGGTGCTGGCCGCACCAGTGCGGACCGCGACGGTTTCTCCGTCGTCGGTGCGCCCGGGGTCTCGGTCCGCTCCGCGCCGGGTGGGCCAGCGATCGCCGCACGCCCCACCGTCGGCACCGTCCCCGCGGCCGGCGGGTTCGGGTCGCGGTGGGTCGCCGGGTGCGCGGCCTGCTCGACGGTCCACCAGGGCATCGACTTCACGGCGCCCACGGGCACCACCGTGGTGGCCGCCCTGCCCGGTCACGTCGCGTCCGCCGGGCCGCTCGGCGGCTACGGCAACCAGGTCGTCGTGCAGCACGAGGACGGCCTGCAGACCCGCTACGGGCACCTGTCCGCGATCGACGTGCGCGCCGGCCAGCAGCTCGCCGCCGGCCAGCGGCTCGGCGCGGTCGGCAGCACCGGCGTCTCGACCGGTCCGCACCTGCACTTCGAGGTCATCGTCGCGGGCTCCCCGGTCGACCCGGCGGTCTGGTTGCGGGACCGCGGGCTGCTCTAGCCCGCGACCGTTCGCCGAGCACCGCCCCGGTCCGGCGCGCGTACCGTCTGACCGGCCGTGGCACGAGCGTCGCGGCAGGACGGAGACGCACGTGCGAGTGACGGTGTTGGGGACGGGAGCGATGGGGGCCGGGGTCGCGGGGTCGCTGCTCCGCGAGGGCCACGAGGTCACGGTCTGGAACCGGAGCGCGGACAAGGCCGCTCCGCTCGGCGACCGGGGAGCCGTCGTCGCCGACGACCCCGGCAGTGCCGTCGAGCGCGCCGAGGTCGTGCTGCTGACGCTCTTCGACACCGACGCGGTCGTCGACGTGCTCGAGCAGGCCGCCGGCGAGGCGCCGACCGACGCCGTGTGGGTGCAGTGCTCGACGGTCGGGGTCGCCGGCACCGAGACGATCGTGCAGCTCGCCGCGAAGTACGGCATCACCCTGGTCGAGGCGATGATGCTCGGCACGAAGGCCCCGGCGGAGCAGGGCACGCTGACGATGCTCGCGGCGGGACCCTCGGACGTGCTCGACCGGGTCGACCCCGTGCTCGACGCCGTCGGCGCGAAGACGGTCCGTGCCGGGGATGCCGTCGGAGCCGGCACCGCACTGAAGCTCGCCGCGAACGCCTGGATCGCCTCCATCACCGCGGCCACCGGGCAGTCGCTCGCGGTCGCGCGGGGGCTCGGGTTGGATCCGGCGCTCTTCCTCGAGGCCATCGACGGCAGCGCGAGCGACTCGGCGTACGCCCACACGAAGGGTGCGGCGATGCTCGAGGGGGCGTTCCCGGCGCAGTTCGCGCTGGACGGGCTCCGGAAGGACATCGGGCTCATCACCGAGGCCGCGCGTGACGCCGGTGTCTCCACCACGGTGCTCGAGGCGCTCGGCCGCGTCTACGCGGACGCGAGTGCCGCGGGGCACGGCGGCGACGACATCGCGGCGGTCGGCACCGCGTTCTGACCCGGGCCTCGCTCAGCTCCGGCGGAAGAGCTCCCGCAGACGCTTCGCGAGCCGTCCGACGGCCTCGTCGTTCATCGTGTTCGCGAGGTCGAAGGCCTCGCGGGTGGGATCCGCCCCGCGCTCGATCCGCCGGAGCGCCGCCTCGGCTCGGGCGCGCGCGTCGAGCTCGGCGAGCGGCATGTCGTCCTCGGGGTCGTGCGTGCGGCGAGGCTCCATGGAGAGCAGGTTACGCGCGCGAGGCGTGGTCGCCCGTGTCGGCGTCCTCGACCACGCGCACCATCTCGTCGAGGAACTCCACGACGACCGCCATCTCGTCGACGGGCAGGTGCTCGGTGACCTCGAGCGCGCGGTTGTCGAGCTCCTCGATCACCCGCAGGGCGTCCCGCATCGAGGTACCGGTGGCGGTCAGGATGACCCCGCGACGGTCGTTCGGGTCCGGGTGTCGTTCGACGTGGCCGCTGCGGACGAGCCGGTCGACCAGGGCGGAGGTCGACGCGGCGGTGATCTCGAGCCGCTCGGCCAGGTCCTTCGCGTTCATCGACCGGCCTTCGTGCTCGGCGTCGATGAGGATGCGGAGCGCGAGCAGTGCGTTCTCGCCGATGCCCAGCGCCTCTCGCGCACGGCGCTGCGCCGCGCTCTCGGCGCTGCGGTAGCGGCGGAGCGCGTTCAACACGTCGACAGCGGCGACCCCGGAGTCCTTGTACCAGTACCCCGCGGTGCCGGTCATCACCTCGGACGTCATGGTTCAATGCTAGACGCTCTAGTTAGATTGTCTAGCGAGCGCGGGCTCGGGACAGCCGCAACACCCGTGACGCGGTCCGGAAACACTCCCGCAACGCCCACTCGTTAGGTTCTGGGCATGCAGGAGCAGCCGTGCTGAGCCGTCTCGCGGGCAACGTCTTCCACGTGGGGAGCGCGGTCGAGCGGACCGACGTCGTCGCCCGGTTGCTCGACGTGTACGTCGCGCGTCGCGAACCCGGCACCGTCGAGGACGACCGGCTCGTCGCGGCCGAGCTCCGGTCGGTGGTGGGCGCCGCCGGTCCCGGAGACGACGCCGACCGCGCGACGACGATCGACGGTCTGGCGCTCGACCGGCACGAACCCGCCTCGATCGCGGCCGCCGTGGCGGTCGCGCGCGACCACGCCCGCCGCGCGCGCGAGGTCGTCTCGAGCGAACTCTGGGACTGCCTCGACGTCACCCGGTCGCGGATGCCCCGGAAGGTCGCGCCGGACCGGGCGCACGAGTTCCTGTCGTGGGTGCGCGAGCGCAGTGCCCTGGCGATCGGGGTGGTCGAGGGCGACGCCAGCCGCGACGAGGTGTGGGAGTTCTTCACGCTCGGTCGCTCGCTCACCCGGTGCGCGTCGACGGCGCGGTTGCTCGCCTCGGGGCTGATCGCGTCGGGGGAGATCACCTCGTGGGCGACGGCGCTCCGGGCCTGCGGCGCGGGG includes:
- a CDS encoding alpha-E domain-containing protein, translating into MLSRLAGNVFHVGSAVERTDVVARLLDVYVARREPGTVEDDRLVAAELRSVVGAAGPGDDADRATTIDGLALDRHEPASIAAAVAVARDHARRAREVVSSELWDCLDVTRSRMPRKVAPDRAHEFLSWVRERSALAIGVVEGDASRDEVWEFFTLGRSLTRCASTARLLASGLIASGEITSWATALRACGAGEAFLRGRDHAPVPVEAAAFLLLDAHSPRSLRFGVHRAAECLDDLAPSCVEDEVAGFVEARARLDAVPVDAALDVVCEAGAHIAAAADRVMVALDERVFAVSAPAH